TCACCAGGAACCGCTCGCAGGTCTCCCCTTCCACGAAGAGGCGTTCACCTTCCTCGAAGGTGCGGCGGCGGGCGCCGGACCGCGCGAGCATGTCGATCTGTCCGGGGCTCAGCCGGGGGTAGGCGCCGTTGAGATCGGGCGTCTCGTCGGGCGGCGGCGCGGACATCTCGCCGACAGGCACCTCCTTGCCCGGCACCTGGCCGGCGGACATCCCGCCGGCGGGCATCTCGTTGCCCCGCACGTCGTCGGCGGACATCAGACGAGTGCCTCGTGGAGATAGCACCAGCGCCAGTCCTGGCGCGGCACGAAGGGCTCCACGATCGGGTGCCCGTCGATACGCGCGTGGTGACGGGCGTGCTTGAGCGGCGAGGAGTCGCAGCACCCGACATGCCCGCAGGTCAGACAGAGACGCAGCTGCACCCAGGGCGTCCCCAGCCGCAGGCACTCCTCACAGCCCTCCGGGGTGAGCGGCTCGACGGACCGCACCATGGACAGATGCGGGTCGACTCCGATGCTCATGGTGCTCACTCCTTCTCCTGTCCGGCGTTCCGCCCGTCGCGCGGCCCGCTGTCGGGAAAGGTGACGACGAGTTCGCCGTTCTGGGCGTCGACCAGGATCGTCGCGCCGTCCTCGACGTCACCGCGCAGCAGCGCCCGGCCGATGAGCGTCTCCACCTCGTGGGAGATGTAGCGGCGCAGCGGCCTGGCCCCGTAGA
The nucleotide sequence above comes from Streptomyces sp. NBC_01716. Encoded proteins:
- a CDS encoding UBP-type zinc finger domain-containing protein, which gives rise to MSIGVDPHLSMVRSVEPLTPEGCEECLRLGTPWVQLRLCLTCGHVGCCDSSPLKHARHHARIDGHPIVEPFVPRQDWRWCYLHEALV